GCCGTACATTACCCGTCACCGCGATGGCGGGTGCCATCTTCGTCTTAATCTGTGACATGATCGGACGGCTGATTATTTATCCCTATGAGATTCCCATCGGCCTTACAGTAGGCGTCATCGGCAGCGGGCTCTTCCTGTTTTTGTTGATAAGGAGGGCTCACTATGGGAACTAAAACAAAATTCATTCTTCTGATCGTGTCCGTCACGGTGCTGTCTGTTCTCTTTATGACGATTTCATCCGGCGGGCATTGGGAATACATCCTGCCAAGACGCGGAAGGTCCCTTCTCGCCATGATCCTGACCGGATCTGCCATTGCTTATGCAACGGTGATCTTCCAGACGATTACGAACAATAAGATTCTGACGCCGTCCATCATCGGCCTCGATTCATTGTATATGCTGATTCAGACGTTTATGATCTTCACCTTTGGTTCCATGAGTGTCTTCATGACAACGGCGTCTGTCAATTTTGGCCTGTCTGCCGGGATCATGGTCGCCTTTTCTTTCGTCTTCTACCGCCTCTTATTCAGAGGGGAAGGCAACAAACTGTATTTTCTGCTTCTGATCGGCCTCGTGCTCGGTACGTTCTTTTCGAGCCTGACGACCTTCATGCAGGTGATGATTGACCCGAATGAGTTCCAGGCGATTCAGGGTCAGATGTTTGCAAGCTTTAACAATATCAACCGGGATCTTCTCGGGCTGTCGGCGGTTCTGTTTCTCGTACTGCTTCTGCCCATCCGAAAGGAAATGAAGACCCTCGACGTCCTTTTACTCGGGAAAGATCATGCCGTGAATCTCGGCGTATCCTATAACCGTGTTGTAAAACGGCTGTTGGTCCTTGTTGCTGTCCTGATCTCCCTCGCCACCGCTCTCGTCGGACCGATTACCTTTCTCGGACTGCTTGTGGCCAACGTGACCTATCAGATGTTTCAGACGTTCGAGCACCGGATTCTCCTGCCGGCGAGTATGCTCGTCGGTGTGCTTTCACTCGTGCTAGACCAGCTGATCGTGCAGCATGTCTTCACGTTCAATACGACACTCAGTGTCATTATCAACTTCATCGGCGGCGTTTATTTTCTATACCTGTTACTAAAGGAGCGAACGTAAATGATGCAAGCAATGAATCTCTTCAAGCGTTACCGGAACAAAGAAGTCGTGAAAGACGTATCCGTTTCGATTCAAAAAGGGACCATCACCACCTTCATCGGCCCAAACGGAGCAGGGAAAAGTACGCTGTTGTCCATGGTCAGCCGGCTCATCACCTCTGACGCCGGTCAGGTGTCCATCGACGGCACCTCCAGCTCATCCTATAAAGACCGGGACTTCGCCAAAAAGGTTGCCATTTTAAAGCAGTCGAACTTCATGAATGTCCGGCTTTCCGTCCGGGATCTCGTCTCCTTCGGCCGCTTTCCCTACTCACAGGGCTATTTAAACGATCAGGACTGGCAGAAGGTCGACGAAGCCATTCATTATCTCGAACTTGAAGACCTTGAGGATCAGTATCTCGA
This genomic window from [Bacillus] selenitireducens MLS10 contains:
- a CDS encoding iron chelate uptake ABC transporter family permease subunit — encoded protein: MGTKTKFILLIVSVTVLSVLFMTISSGGHWEYILPRRGRSLLAMILTGSAIAYATVIFQTITNNKILTPSIIGLDSLYMLIQTFMIFTFGSMSVFMTTASVNFGLSAGIMVAFSFVFYRLLFRGEGNKLYFLLLIGLVLGTFFSSLTTFMQVMIDPNEFQAIQGQMFASFNNINRDLLGLSAVLFLVLLLPIRKEMKTLDVLLLGKDHAVNLGVSYNRVVKRLLVLVAVLISLATALVGPITFLGLLVANVTYQMFQTFEHRILLPASMLVGVLSLVLDQLIVQHVFTFNTTLSVIINFIGGVYFLYLLLKERT
- a CDS encoding iron ABC transporter ATP-binding protein: MMQAMNLFKRYRNKEVVKDVSVSIQKGTITTFIGPNGAGKSTLLSMVSRLITSDAGQVSIDGTSSSSYKDRDFAKKVAILKQSNFMNVRLSVRDLVSFGRFPYSQGYLNDQDWQKVDEAIHYLELEDLEDQYLDELSGGQRQRAFIAMVLAQDTDYILLDEPLNNLDMKHSVQIMKVLRKMVDELGKTVVMVIHDINFASCYSDYIVAMKDGEVMKEGYKCDVIQSGILKRIYDLDFHVQEINNQQICVYFS